Proteins encoded together in one Candidatus Sulfotelmatobacter sp. window:
- a CDS encoding sigma-54 dependent transcriptional regulator: MPLKAHLLIVDDEANTLASISRAFRLAGHEATVCDNAAKALELAKAQNYDLILSDVVMPGKDGLTLLEELKQQGVSAPVVMMSGQAHIEMAVRATRLGALDFLEKPVSSDKLMLTVENALKLQRLEKENRQLRQRLGKHEIVWKGEAMRRMMAQLERVAASESRVCIFGETGTGKELVARTIHEKSPRSAGPFVTLNCAAVPAELIESELFGHEKGSFTGASGRHIGKFEQADQGTIFLDEIGDMPLNMQAKLLRVLEEGEVERIGGDKPVTVNVRVLVATHRDLEARVREEKFRQDLFHRIHVFPLLLPPLRERRDDIPALVGHFAEQVCAQNGWKPVAFTTDAMEALQSHTWPGNVRELRNMVERLMLLATDSAVDLATVQMALPKTAGAVSASVGSGALADRVELFEREVIVAELKHSHQNVSLAAKTLGLERSHLYKKAEQLGIDLRAMRREQGPQE; encoded by the coding sequence TTGCCGCTCAAAGCGCATCTTTTGATTGTCGATGACGAAGCCAACACGCTGGCCTCGATATCGCGGGCGTTCCGATTAGCAGGACACGAGGCCACGGTTTGCGATAACGCGGCGAAGGCTCTGGAACTGGCCAAGGCGCAGAATTACGATCTCATTCTTTCTGACGTGGTCATGCCCGGCAAAGACGGCCTGACGCTGCTCGAAGAATTAAAACAGCAGGGAGTGAGCGCTCCCGTGGTCATGATGTCGGGACAGGCGCACATTGAAATGGCGGTCCGAGCTACGCGACTGGGCGCGCTCGATTTCCTGGAGAAGCCAGTCTCCTCCGACAAACTTATGCTCACGGTCGAGAACGCGCTCAAGTTGCAGCGCCTGGAGAAAGAGAATCGGCAACTTCGCCAGCGCCTTGGGAAGCACGAAATCGTATGGAAGGGCGAGGCCATGCGACGCATGATGGCGCAACTGGAACGCGTGGCGGCCAGCGAATCGCGGGTATGCATCTTCGGCGAGACGGGCACGGGCAAGGAACTAGTGGCGCGGACGATCCACGAAAAGAGTCCACGGTCGGCGGGGCCTTTCGTTACGCTGAATTGTGCGGCGGTTCCGGCGGAGCTGATCGAGTCGGAATTGTTCGGGCATGAGAAGGGATCGTTCACCGGCGCGTCCGGGCGGCACATCGGCAAATTTGAGCAGGCCGACCAGGGAACAATTTTTCTCGACGAAATCGGCGACATGCCGCTGAATATGCAGGCCAAGCTGCTGCGCGTGCTGGAAGAAGGTGAGGTGGAGCGGATCGGCGGCGACAAACCGGTTACGGTAAACGTGCGGGTGCTGGTGGCGACGCACCGCGATCTGGAGGCGCGGGTGCGCGAAGAAAAATTCCGGCAGGATTTGTTTCACCGGATTCATGTTTTTCCGCTGCTGCTGCCGCCCTTGCGCGAACGGCGTGACGATATTCCGGCGCTTGTGGGACATTTCGCCGAGCAGGTGTGCGCACAGAATGGGTGGAAGCCGGTTGCCTTCACGACAGATGCGATGGAAGCCCTACAGTCGCACACATGGCCCGGGAATGTGCGCGAATTGCGCAATATGGTCGAGAGGCTCATGCTGCTGGCCACGGACAGCGCCGTGGATTTGGCAACGGTGCAGATGGCCTTGCCGAAGACCGCGGGGGCAGTGTCCGCCTCTGTTGGTTCCGGCGCCCTGGCGGATCGCGTGGAGTTGTTTGAGCGGGAAGTGATTGTGGCGGAACTGAAGCACAGCCATCAGAATGTGAGTCTGGCGGCGAAAACGCTTGGCCTGGAGCGCAGTCACCTGTATAAGAAAGCGGAGCAACTGGGCATCGATCTGCGCGCCATGCGGCGCGAACAGGGTCCGCAGGAGTGA
- a CDS encoding NAD(P)/FAD-dependent oxidoreductase — protein MTTSHESIPDGDRDFNFIFSAIYDSVVRFWIHFVTLSQTRNRTIYDAIVVGGGHNGLTAAAYLARAGLTTLVLERREIVGGCCVTEEIAPGCRVSTTSYVASMLRPEVISELQLANYGLRMVPCDPAIQVPFPDGHVVPWWVDRERAREEFSKISAKDAARFVQVDDQLKKLARYLQPFFMQPPPEIDTSTMRGWTDLFRVGRRFRGISGAEISQLVSFLTGSLGEFLDHNYESEKMKTMFLANNVYGKHGGPYQPGTAIGLLFHLLSGGEHQQQGFYGHVMGGMGSITQALAASGKKLGVEIRTSAVVARIEVRDGRARSVILADGTELRARMVLSNADPKRTFLGLIDSKELPEDFLFSVRGIKMQGPCAKVNMVLAEEPRFTGTSPTATALERTFYTLVPSLAFAERCYDIAKFGEIPEELWIDCVVSSNADDSLAPPGKHILTCFVQYVPYHLREGHWDEKRELLGDRVVKKIAEYAPNVPGAIVARQVLTPLDLERTYGLTEGNIFHGDLRLEQLFFMRPVPGWSQYRTPIDGLYLCGAGAHPGGGVTGAPGRNAAHQALRDWKKGRLQEAAA, from the coding sequence ATGACTACAAGTCACGAAAGCATACCGGACGGCGATCGCGATTTCAACTTCATTTTCAGCGCCATCTACGATAGTGTAGTTCGGTTCTGGATTCACTTCGTGACTTTAAGTCAAACTAGAAACAGGACGATTTACGACGCCATCGTCGTCGGCGGAGGGCACAACGGACTTACTGCGGCGGCGTACCTGGCGCGAGCCGGACTCACAACGCTCGTGCTGGAGCGGCGCGAAATTGTTGGCGGATGTTGTGTGACTGAGGAAATCGCGCCCGGATGCCGCGTCTCCACCACTTCCTATGTTGCCAGCATGCTGCGGCCCGAGGTGATTTCAGAATTGCAGTTGGCCAATTATGGACTGCGCATGGTTCCCTGCGATCCGGCGATTCAGGTTCCTTTTCCAGACGGTCATGTTGTGCCGTGGTGGGTTGACCGCGAGCGGGCGCGGGAGGAATTCTCAAAGATTTCCGCAAAAGATGCAGCACGCTTTGTGCAAGTCGACGATCAACTGAAAAAGCTGGCACGCTACTTGCAGCCATTTTTTATGCAGCCTCCGCCGGAGATCGACACGTCAACGATGAGGGGATGGACGGACTTATTCCGAGTCGGCAGACGCTTTCGCGGAATATCGGGCGCGGAGATTTCGCAGCTCGTCTCTTTCCTCACCGGCAGCCTTGGCGAATTTCTCGATCACAACTACGAATCCGAGAAAATGAAGACCATGTTTTTGGCCAATAACGTATACGGCAAACATGGCGGACCGTATCAGCCGGGAACGGCCATTGGGCTGCTTTTTCATCTACTGAGCGGCGGAGAGCACCAACAGCAAGGCTTTTACGGACATGTAATGGGAGGAATGGGGTCGATTACACAGGCGCTGGCTGCGTCTGGGAAAAAGCTGGGAGTGGAGATTCGGACGTCGGCGGTGGTGGCACGCATCGAGGTGCGCGATGGCCGCGCGCGCAGCGTGATATTGGCAGACGGCACTGAACTCCGCGCCCGCATGGTTCTCTCGAACGCCGATCCGAAGCGAACTTTCCTCGGACTGATCGACTCGAAAGAACTGCCCGAAGATTTTCTTTTTTCCGTTCGCGGCATCAAGATGCAGGGGCCGTGCGCAAAAGTAAATATGGTGCTGGCAGAAGAGCCGAGGTTCACCGGGACCTCTCCAACCGCGACCGCTCTGGAGCGTACGTTCTATACGCTGGTTCCTTCGCTTGCGTTCGCCGAGCGCTGCTACGACATTGCGAAGTTTGGTGAGATCCCTGAAGAACTGTGGATTGACTGCGTCGTGTCGTCGAACGCAGATGATTCGCTGGCGCCTCCGGGCAAGCACATTCTTACTTGCTTTGTGCAGTACGTTCCCTACCACTTGCGGGAAGGCCACTGGGACGAGAAGCGCGAACTGCTGGGCGATCGCGTAGTCAAAAAAATCGCCGAGTACGCACCCAATGTTCCCGGCGCGATCGTGGCGCGGCAGGTGCTGACTCCGCTCGATCTGGAGCGCACCTACGGCTTGACCGAAGGCAATATTTTTCATGGTGATCTGCGGCTGGAACAACTTTTCTTTATGCGGCCCGTACCGGGCTGGTCGCAGTATCGAACTCCCATTGACGGTCTTTACTTGTGTGGAGCGGGGGCTCATCCCGGTGGCGGCGTTACTGGTGCGCCAGGTCGGAATGCGGCGCATCAGGCTCTGCGCGATTGGAAGAAGGGACGATTGCAGGAAGCGGCGGCGTGA
- a CDS encoding DNA starvation/stationary phase protection protein, whose protein sequence is MAKKEVPAGRNTTITAQPRIHQHAAEIQAYGTVSHALPLELEEPVRLEMTEQLNLLLADSITLRDLYKKSHWQVAGPTFYQLHLLFDKHFGEQVEIVDEIAERIQLLGGVSLAMAADIAETTRIERPPRGREEVPVQISRLLDAHQIIIGHCRELARRADDLGDDGTNDLVISDVLRPNELQAWFLSEHLVDMPLVHAVEPDARKVG, encoded by the coding sequence ATGGCGAAGAAAGAAGTCCCCGCCGGCCGTAACACTACCATTACCGCACAGCCCCGGATTCACCAGCATGCCGCTGAAATTCAAGCGTACGGGACGGTCTCCCATGCGCTGCCGCTCGAGTTAGAAGAGCCGGTGCGTCTGGAAATGACCGAGCAACTGAATCTGTTGCTCGCCGACAGCATCACCTTACGCGATCTTTACAAGAAGTCGCACTGGCAGGTCGCGGGACCAACGTTCTATCAACTGCATCTGCTCTTCGACAAGCACTTCGGCGAGCAAGTGGAGATTGTTGACGAGATTGCCGAGCGCATTCAGTTGCTCGGTGGAGTCTCTCTCGCCATGGCCGCCGATATCGCGGAGACCACGCGCATTGAACGTCCGCCGCGCGGCAGGGAAGAAGTGCCAGTGCAGATCTCGCGGCTGTTGGACGCGCATCAGATCATTATCGGCCACTGCCGGGAACTCGCCAGACGCGCGGATGACCTGGGCGATGACGGCACGAACGATCTCGTGATTAGCGACGTTCTCCGTCCCAACGAATTGCAGGCGTGGTTCCTGAGCGAGCACCTGGTCGATATGCCGCTGGTTCATGCGGTCGAGCCCGATGCGCGCAAGGTGGGATAG
- a CDS encoding CocE/NonD family hydrolase — protein sequence MAKASKILFFFLLFSLQVFATEPPSPPVYGVRMEQAWIPMPDGVRLAATLYMPDGAKPGEKFPALLEYLPYRKDDGTAAGDYPKHAYFARRGYVSVRVDIRGFGASEGVPPEREYSEQEQTDGAQVIAWLARHSWSNGNVGMFGISWGGFTAMQMAMRHPPALKAIVAVHATAELFHDDVHYVDGMAHVDEFELNMDMAEGWVGAPDYSLDEKVLGPRFDSPPWSLLYLKHQRDGAFWRDRVRPLNEITTPSFLIGGLQDGYRDNIPDMLMKSKAPIKAIVGPWNHSFPNDADFGPRVEWRDQAVRWFDYWLKGRDTGVRDDPRLVIYMQHWHPPDPNLPEVPGEWRREDVWPPKDAKDTAFFLQGNHTLDISAGVQASHQLKYIPTVGVEAGFWWGELLSDPRPVDAFSLVYDSATLDHDVAILGRPHALLRASASAPLANWFARLSDVAPDGTVTQITGAGLSGAQRESRTDPRDLEPGKVYPLDIEMHLTSWVFAKGHRIRVAISNALWPMVLPTPYAMTTSLELGGVDGSRLVLPVVPLRGAAAPEFSPPQPSEERTDMKSEGFPWPGEWTVERDEARQKTTVYWKGKDGYEYPWGTQSDLENLTYEGDDAHPETCSVRGEAESTFSLKGRTLVWRGHLLVTTDQKNFYYKYTRELLKDGQMMKSKTWQETIPRDHQ from the coding sequence TTGGCGAAAGCGTCCAAGATACTTTTCTTTTTTCTTCTTTTTTCTCTTCAAGTTTTTGCAACCGAACCGCCGTCACCTCCGGTTTACGGAGTGCGCATGGAGCAGGCATGGATTCCGATGCCAGATGGAGTTCGCCTGGCTGCGACACTGTACATGCCGGATGGCGCGAAGCCGGGAGAAAAGTTCCCTGCCCTGCTGGAATACTTGCCGTATCGCAAGGACGATGGCACGGCGGCAGGCGACTATCCCAAACATGCGTACTTCGCGCGGCGCGGGTATGTGAGCGTGCGCGTGGACATTCGCGGCTTTGGCGCCAGCGAAGGCGTTCCACCCGAGCGCGAATATTCCGAGCAAGAACAAACTGACGGCGCGCAGGTGATTGCCTGGCTCGCGCGGCATTCGTGGTCGAACGGCAACGTCGGCATGTTCGGCATTTCCTGGGGAGGGTTTACGGCGATGCAAATGGCCATGCGACATCCTCCGGCGTTGAAAGCGATTGTTGCCGTGCATGCGACAGCGGAGTTGTTTCATGATGATGTCCACTACGTCGACGGAATGGCACACGTGGACGAGTTTGAATTGAACATGGACATGGCCGAGGGCTGGGTGGGCGCTCCGGATTATTCGCTCGACGAAAAAGTTCTGGGACCGCGTTTCGACTCGCCGCCCTGGTCTCTGCTTTACTTGAAACATCAGCGTGATGGTGCGTTCTGGCGCGACCGCGTGCGCCCGCTCAACGAGATCACGACGCCGAGTTTTCTGATCGGCGGCCTGCAAGACGGCTATCGCGACAATATTCCCGACATGCTGATGAAGTCGAAGGCTCCGATCAAAGCGATCGTCGGCCCATGGAATCATTCCTTTCCCAACGATGCGGATTTCGGGCCAAGAGTCGAATGGCGCGATCAGGCGGTACGCTGGTTCGATTATTGGCTTAAAGGACGCGACACGGGGGTGCGGGATGATCCGCGCCTGGTAATTTACATGCAGCACTGGCATCCGCCGGATCCGAACTTGCCGGAAGTGCCGGGAGAGTGGCGTCGTGAGGATGTGTGGCCGCCGAAAGATGCAAAGGACACTGCGTTTTTCTTGCAGGGGAATCATACGCTCGATATTTCTGCCGGCGTTCAAGCGTCGCATCAGTTGAAATACATTCCAACCGTTGGTGTTGAGGCCGGATTCTGGTGGGGAGAGTTGTTGAGTGATCCGCGGCCGGTAGACGCGTTCAGCCTCGTCTACGATTCCGCTACGCTCGATCATGATGTGGCGATTCTTGGGCGACCGCACGCGCTGCTGCGCGCGTCGGCAAGCGCGCCGCTGGCAAACTGGTTTGCGCGGCTTTCTGATGTAGCTCCCGATGGCACGGTCACGCAGATCACTGGCGCTGGATTGAGTGGAGCACAACGCGAATCAAGGACCGATCCGCGCGATCTCGAGCCGGGCAAGGTTTATCCGCTGGACATCGAAATGCACCTGACTTCCTGGGTGTTTGCGAAAGGACATCGCATCCGAGTTGCTATTTCGAATGCATTGTGGCCGATGGTGCTGCCGACGCCGTACGCGATGACGACTTCACTCGAACTGGGCGGCGTCGATGGATCTCGCCTTGTGCTTCCGGTCGTTCCGCTGCGAGGCGCGGCGGCGCCCGAATTCTCTCCGCCTCAGCCATCCGAAGAGCGGACCGACATGAAAAGCGAGGGCTTCCCCTGGCCCGGCGAATGGACCGTGGAGCGCGATGAGGCTCGCCAGAAGACGACCGTGTACTGGAAAGGCAAAGATGGATATGAGTATCCGTGGGGGACGCAAAGTGACTTAGAGAATCTCACCTATGAGGGCGACGACGCACACCCGGAAACCTGCTCGGTGCGGGGCGAAGCGGAGAGCACCTTCTCACTGAAGGGGCGCACGCTGGTGTGGCGGGGACATCTTCTGGTCACCACCGACCAAAAGAACTTTTACTACAAATACACGCGGGAGTTGCTGAAAGACGGGCAGATGATGAAATCGAAAACATGGCAGGAAACGATTCCGCGGGATCACCAGTGA
- a CDS encoding homocysteine S-methyltransferase family protein — translation MKKKGILDRLKDGPVLGDGGYLLELEKRGWVRAGPFTPEVALTYPAALRELHIEFREAGAEVLQALTFYASRDKLATVGLENRLEELNRSAVRVAREAAGDQCLVAGNISLTWMYEPGSASAADRVRQTFDEQLAVQVDEGVDFIIGETFSWLGEALIAVERAKRTGLPAMVTICFENKGETAEGTNAADAAKTLFDAGADIVGMNCLRPPQHILGPMEQMRKAVSGYLACQPVAYRTPKDQPDFTSLPQFPYALDPLQLTRKDMAEYALQARDLGINYIGACCGTVAMHIREMARVLNKLPEDSRIWKKGGEKPMSGYEYYDHDNMKV, via the coding sequence ATGAAAAAGAAAGGCATTCTCGATCGCTTGAAAGACGGCCCCGTATTGGGCGACGGCGGCTACCTACTGGAACTGGAAAAGCGCGGATGGGTACGCGCGGGTCCGTTCACGCCGGAGGTGGCGCTGACGTATCCGGCGGCTCTGCGCGAGTTGCACATTGAGTTTCGCGAAGCCGGCGCTGAGGTTTTGCAGGCGCTTACTTTTTATGCGAGCCGCGACAAACTGGCTACCGTCGGTTTGGAGAACCGGTTGGAAGAGCTGAATCGCTCGGCGGTCCGAGTGGCCCGTGAGGCTGCGGGCGATCAATGCCTGGTCGCGGGCAACATCAGCCTGACATGGATGTACGAGCCTGGCAGCGCTTCAGCGGCCGATCGGGTGAGGCAGACGTTCGATGAACAACTCGCCGTTCAGGTCGACGAGGGCGTCGACTTCATTATTGGAGAGACATTTTCCTGGCTGGGCGAAGCTCTGATCGCGGTGGAGCGCGCAAAGCGGACGGGCTTACCCGCAATGGTCACGATCTGTTTTGAAAATAAAGGTGAGACCGCCGAAGGCACCAATGCCGCCGACGCCGCGAAGACTTTGTTCGACGCAGGAGCGGACATTGTCGGCATGAATTGCCTGCGCCCGCCGCAGCATATTCTTGGACCGATGGAGCAAATGCGTAAAGCCGTTTCAGGATATCTTGCGTGCCAACCGGTCGCTTATCGCACGCCGAAAGACCAACCCGACTTTACCAGTCTGCCGCAATTTCCGTATGCGTTGGATCCTCTGCAACTCACGCGGAAAGATATGGCCGAGTACGCCCTACAGGCGCGCGACCTGGGAATCAACTACATCGGCGCATGCTGCGGAACCGTGGCCATGCACATTCGCGAGATGGCGCGGGTGCTGAACAAATTGCCGGAAGACTCGCGCATCTGGAAAAAGGGCGGCGAGAAACCGATGTCGGGATACGAATACTACGATCACGACAACATGAAAGTGTAG
- a CDS encoding ATP-binding protein — translation MTFRRKLLSVFAVTVFLSVATVALLVLGVTRSAYEKTEDQRTAAMVTQFQREFNLRGEDITRRVERIAASEPVSRMATGLNGTSADSAEYFDLARQMAEGYQLDFLEFLDAHGTIISSAQWPAKFGYPDAGFEMPAASSEQAAFLKREELPDSTALGLFAMRATRISEHPVYVVGGRRLDKNFLTALDLPAETRVLLYQNRSDRLSATPVSADLLLDPAGADAARPAEKFTSLIDAVRRFNEEITGVVHWSSDQADDEVFHAIPLRGAGKDRPLLGILLVGNSRRSYVELKRRIGALALMVGGGGIILAILLSSWVAARVTRPVVQLGRAAQEVAAGHWDTRVEVASNDEVGQLAESFNRMTAELLAQKERLVQTERVAAWRELARRLAHELKNPLFPLQLTVENLMRARSQSPELFDEIFEESSSTLLAEISNLKTIIGRFSEFSKMPHPQLQAVQVNEILRGVVRLFQAQLQAPGHAAIACKLELDDRVGTIAADPELMHRALSNLVLNAMDAMPGGGILTLRSRSDDGRVIIEIADTGSGLTPEECERIFTPYYTSKQHGTGLGLAIVQSVVSDHGGRISVRSEPGRGTTFVIELPVNIEALETIPVTQSAG, via the coding sequence ATGACTTTTCGCCGCAAACTGTTAAGCGTATTCGCTGTCACCGTATTTCTGTCGGTGGCAACCGTGGCGCTGCTGGTGCTGGGAGTAACGCGCAGCGCGTACGAGAAGACCGAGGACCAGCGAACGGCCGCGATGGTCACACAGTTTCAGCGGGAGTTTAACCTTCGAGGAGAGGACATAACGCGGCGAGTGGAGCGCATCGCCGCTTCGGAACCAGTCAGCCGGATGGCGACTGGGCTGAACGGCACATCAGCAGATTCGGCGGAATACTTCGATTTGGCCAGGCAAATGGCCGAAGGGTATCAGCTCGATTTTCTGGAATTTCTGGACGCACACGGGACCATTATTTCTTCGGCGCAGTGGCCGGCGAAGTTCGGCTATCCCGACGCCGGATTTGAGATGCCGGCGGCTTCGAGTGAGCAGGCTGCTTTTCTGAAGCGCGAAGAATTGCCGGACTCGACGGCGTTGGGACTCTTCGCAATGCGGGCGACTCGCATCAGCGAGCATCCGGTGTACGTGGTCGGGGGAAGGAGGCTCGATAAGAATTTTCTGACCGCGCTCGACTTGCCGGCGGAGACGCGCGTGCTGCTGTATCAAAATCGCAGCGATCGCCTCTCGGCAACTCCGGTCTCAGCTGATTTGCTTCTGGATCCGGCCGGCGCCGACGCGGCCCGTCCGGCCGAGAAGTTCACTTCGCTCATCGATGCAGTGCGGCGGTTCAACGAGGAAATCACCGGCGTTGTGCACTGGTCTTCCGATCAAGCCGACGATGAGGTGTTTCATGCGATTCCGTTGCGAGGCGCAGGCAAGGACCGGCCACTGCTGGGAATTCTGTTGGTGGGAAATTCGCGGCGATCTTATGTCGAACTGAAACGCCGCATCGGGGCGCTGGCGTTGATGGTTGGCGGTGGCGGCATCATCCTGGCGATCCTGCTGAGCAGTTGGGTGGCGGCGCGCGTAACGCGTCCGGTGGTGCAATTGGGGCGGGCGGCGCAGGAGGTTGCCGCCGGCCATTGGGACACGCGGGTGGAAGTGGCGAGCAACGACGAAGTCGGACAACTCGCCGAGTCCTTCAATCGCATGACCGCCGAATTACTCGCGCAGAAAGAACGCCTGGTGCAGACTGAGCGAGTTGCGGCGTGGCGCGAACTGGCGAGGCGGTTGGCGCATGAGTTGAAGAATCCGCTGTTCCCGTTGCAGCTCACGGTTGAAAATTTGATGCGGGCCCGCAGCCAAAGTCCCGAACTGTTCGACGAAATATTTGAGGAGAGTTCCAGCACTCTGCTGGCCGAGATTTCAAACCTCAAAACCATTATTGGGCGCTTCAGCGAATTTTCGAAGATGCCACATCCTCAGCTGCAGGCGGTGCAGGTGAATGAAATTCTGCGGGGAGTGGTTCGGCTATTTCAGGCCCAATTGCAAGCGCCTGGGCATGCGGCGATTGCCTGCAAGCTCGAACTGGACGATCGCGTGGGGACAATAGCGGCGGATCCAGAGTTGATGCACCGCGCATTGTCGAATCTGGTACTCAATGCGATGGACGCGATGCCGGGAGGCGGAATTCTTACCCTGCGCAGTCGAAGCGACGATGGCAGAGTAATCATTGAAATCGCCGACACCGGCTCTGGACTGACGCCCGAGGAGTGCGAGCGCATCTTCACTCCTTACTACACCAGCAAGCAGCATGGAACGGGACTGGGCCTGGCGATTGTGCAATCGGTGGTGAGCGATCACGGTGGGAGAATCAGCGTGCGGAGCGAGCCGGGACGAGGCACGACGTTTGTGATCGAGCTGCCGGTGAATATTGAAGCGCTGGAGACAATTCCCGTGACCCAGAGCGCGGGATAG
- a CDS encoding TetR/AcrR family transcriptional regulator, which produces MPGIASNRATPPLYQRQAPTRPRSEAKRSRIIDAATQHFAEHGYHAARVGDIAIALGIAKGSIFQHFGSKDGLFFEVYKRSVRSFAKYLDAPAEIREAGFFEVLRYWLVRTEHLVHEDWIPYRISLLGNYGTDLVLKREINHFLISEDPYGTVSFVRFGLERRELRKDMDIEMIVSIVDWMMERFQDALLTAELDPGLFRRQGERAEKKEARIQQFLDVLKRAIGEPEPASAARPQIRRDRRR; this is translated from the coding sequence ATGCCGGGAATCGCCAGCAATCGCGCCACGCCGCCGCTCTACCAACGCCAGGCCCCAACGCGCCCGCGCTCGGAGGCCAAGCGCAGCCGCATCATCGACGCCGCTACCCAACATTTTGCCGAACACGGTTATCACGCCGCCCGCGTCGGCGACATCGCCATCGCCCTCGGCATCGCTAAAGGCTCGATTTTTCAGCATTTCGGCAGCAAAGACGGGCTTTTCTTCGAAGTCTATAAACGCTCTGTCCGTTCTTTCGCCAAATATCTGGACGCCCCCGCTGAAATTCGCGAGGCTGGTTTCTTCGAAGTACTGCGCTATTGGCTGGTGCGCACCGAACATTTGGTGCACGAGGATTGGATTCCATATCGGATTTCGCTGCTCGGAAATTACGGCACCGATCTCGTTCTGAAGCGCGAAATCAACCACTTCCTCATCAGTGAAGATCCTTATGGCACGGTAAGTTTTGTCCGCTTCGGCCTGGAGCGCCGCGAACTGCGCAAGGACATGGACATCGAGATGATCGTTTCGATCGTCGATTGGATGATGGAACGCTTCCAGGACGCGTTGCTGACGGCGGAACTCGATCCCGGCTTATTCCGCCGCCAGGGTGAACGGGCCGAAAAGAAGGAAGCCAGAATCCAGCAGTTTCTGGATGTGCTGAAGCGGGCGATTGGCGAGCCAGAACCCGCATCCGCCGCTCGTCCGCAAATACGCCGCGATCGTCGCCGCTAG
- a CDS encoding aromatic ring-hydroxylating dioxygenase subunit alpha, with protein sequence MQTSVEQILSSYNDRAPLSEASTIPAPWYVDPRIAELERLNVFSKTWQLVARTDQLEDSGDFVATRLAGEPIMIVRGSDGTLRAFYNVCRHHAAAVVTQPCGRAEILQCPYHGWKYGLDGSLKGMPEFDGVQNFDRAENGLVPIRVEIWECFVFVNLDPHATSLEEFLGGLVKRVAPLGIGKLHYFDRRSYDIHCNWKVYVDNYLDGGYHVPHLHKGLSSVLDYKQYTIENEDRYCLQSSPMVASDEDAATGATRKGDRARYFWQYPNLMINCYEGYMDTNYVIPVDADHCTVIFDFYFGDVSEARRAYNTESVNVGNRVQDEDLGICEDVQRGLKSRAYGAGRLSVRREAGEQLFHQLLAADLKGTPTPSVTPTDQAVAI encoded by the coding sequence ATGCAAACCTCCGTCGAGCAGATTCTTTCCAGCTACAACGATCGAGCCCCACTCTCGGAGGCTTCGACCATCCCGGCTCCCTGGTATGTCGATCCGCGCATCGCCGAACTCGAGCGGCTGAATGTCTTCAGTAAGACCTGGCAACTCGTTGCCCGCACCGATCAGTTGGAAGACTCGGGGGACTTCGTCGCCACGCGTCTCGCAGGAGAGCCCATCATGATCGTGCGCGGCAGTGACGGAACGCTTCGTGCCTTCTATAACGTCTGCCGGCACCACGCCGCTGCGGTCGTGACTCAGCCCTGCGGCCGAGCGGAGATTCTGCAATGTCCTTACCACGGCTGGAAGTATGGTCTCGATGGCTCACTCAAAGGCATGCCTGAATTCGATGGCGTGCAGAACTTTGACCGCGCGGAGAATGGCCTGGTTCCGATCCGTGTCGAAATCTGGGAATGCTTTGTCTTCGTAAATCTCGATCCTCACGCAACTTCCTTGGAAGAATTCCTTGGTGGCCTGGTGAAGCGCGTCGCGCCACTCGGCATCGGCAAGCTGCATTACTTCGACCGCAGAAGCTACGACATTCATTGCAACTGGAAAGTGTACGTCGACAACTATCTCGACGGCGGATACCACGTGCCCCATCTGCATAAGGGCTTAAGCTCCGTGCTCGACTATAAGCAATACACCATCGAGAACGAAGACCGCTACTGTCTGCAATCGAGCCCCATGGTTGCCTCTGACGAAGACGCCGCGACTGGCGCCACGCGTAAAGGCGATCGCGCCCGTTATTTCTGGCAATATCCAAATCTCATGATCAATTGTTACGAGGGATACATGGATACTAACTATGTGATCCCCGTGGATGCCGACCACTGCACCGTGATCTTCGATTTTTATTTCGGCGACGTGAGCGAAGCGCGGCGGGCGTACAACACCGAGTCGGTAAACGTGGGCAACCGAGTGCAGGACGAAGACTTGGGCATTTGCGAAGACGTGCAGCGCGGCCTGAAGTCGAGGGCTTACGGCGCCGGCCGGCTCTCAGTGCGCCGCGAAGCCGGAGAGCAGTTGTTCCATCAGTTGCTCGCAGCGGATCTAAAGGGAACGCCGACGCCGTCGGTTACGCCGACCGATCAAGCAGTCGCGATTTAA